In bacterium, a single genomic region encodes these proteins:
- a CDS encoding CpsD/CapB family tyrosine-protein kinase — MILKNIWQNWRGIKQEKYPGRLLLDTKFDLKNPLVVSFYNLFGKIYYILNEKSIQLILLTSSIEGEGKSLITSNLGIILSVLGQKKVLLVDCDFHHPQLHHIFEVGRAKGLSELLSGDIKIEEAIKLTRIPNLFLLTVGKTQLTTSMLISSELFKNLLKELKGIYDLILFDSSPVNLTQIPTMLAPLIEGVIFIIQAERTQRKMIECALESLKNSKANILGSILNMRDYTIPKYIYSKLYRTAGDYYYQK, encoded by the coding sequence ATGATATTAAAAAATATCTGGCAAAACTGGAGAGGGATAAAGCAAGAAAAATATCCAGGACGGCTTTTATTAGATACTAAATTTGATTTAAAAAATCCCTTAGTTGTCTCTTTTTATAATCTTTTTGGTAAAATATATTATATCCTTAACGAGAAATCTATACAGCTAATCCTGCTTACCTCATCAATAGAAGGAGAAGGGAAGTCATTAATCACATCTAATTTGGGAATAATCCTGTCTGTCTTAGGTCAGAAAAAGGTTTTATTAGTAGATTGTGACTTTCATCATCCGCAACTACATCATATATTTGAAGTAGGAAGGGCAAAGGGGCTATCAGAATTATTAAGTGGTGATATAAAAATTGAAGAGGCAATTAAATTAACAAGAATTCCAAATCTTTTTCTATTAACAGTCGGTAAAACTCAGCTGACTACATCTATGCTTATCAGCTCAGAGCTTTTTAAAAATCTCCTTAAAGAACTCAAGGGAATTTATGACTTGATATTATTTGATTCATCTCCAGTAAATTTAACCCAGATACCTACAATGTTAGCTCCACTTATAGAGGGAGTAATATTTATTATACAAGCAGAAAGAACACAAAGGAAGATGATAGAATGTGCCCTTGAATCGCTTAAGAATTCAAAAGCAAATATATTAGGAAGTATTTTAAATATGAGAGATTATACTATACCAAAATACATATATAGTAAGCTATATCGTACCGCAGGAGACTATTACTATCAGAAGTAA